In Perca fluviatilis chromosome 18, GENO_Pfluv_1.0, whole genome shotgun sequence, one genomic interval encodes:
- the LOC120546641 gene encoding LOW QUALITY PROTEIN: NACHT, LRR and PYD domains-containing protein 12-like (The sequence of the model RefSeq protein was modified relative to this genomic sequence to represent the inferred CDS: inserted 2 bases in 1 codon), producing MAKSDLFRTLDNLGAKDFKRFKWLLQQKGVLEDFPAIPKSRLENADRMDTVTQMFQTYSINTFKVTRIVLVEMNQKNLVLDLEKLSKTTTEPAEIIAACQQKVKSNSQTKFRWAFEEIAKAENKTLLNQMYTEIYFTKGWTAEVHDEHEVRQIEIASWKPDRTETTIRHEDIFKTPPGRDEPIRTVLTMGVAGIGKTVLTQKFTLDWAEGKANQDIQFTFPFTFRELNVLKEEKYSLVELVHHFFSETKEAGIYRFEEFPVVFIFDGLDQCRLPLDFLNTKILTDVTESTSVGVLLTNLIRGNLLLSARLWITTRPAAANQIPPECVDMVTEVRGFTDPQKEEYFRKRFTDEEQASKIISHIKISRSLHVMCHIPVFCWVTATVLEDVLKTREGGELPKTLTEMYILFLVVQTKQKNVKSDGGAETDSLWSPESGTMIKSLGKLAFEQLQKGNLIFYESELRECGIDITVASVLTQIFKEESGLYQDKGFSFVHRSVQEFLAALHVHLTFTNSGVNLLSKAKPVDETTXKKRSTLTYLYQSAVDKALRSSNGHLDLFLCFLLGLSLQTNQTHLRGLLTQTESSSETNQETVEYIKKKIRKSSSAKRNINLFHCLNELSDCSLVEEIQQYLSSGSLSRYKLSPAQWSALVFILLSSEKDLDVFDLKKYGASEEALLRLLPVVKASNKALLIGCMLSVRSCEALSSFLSSQSSSLRELDLTYNNLQDSGVNMLSAGLQSPHCTLRTLRLRKCRLSEKSCEALSSVLSSESSSLRELDLSYNSLKDSGVKKLSAGLQSPHCKMETLRLEKCKLSERSCEALTSVLSSGSSSLRELDLSYNNLQDSGVKLLSAGLQSPHCKLETHRLSECKLSERSCEALSSVLSSESSSLRELDLSYNNLKDSGVKLLSAGLQSPQCTLETLSLVGCEITEEGCTYLASALNSNPSHLRELDLSLNYVGDSAVKLLSAAVENPLWRLETLRFEHILEQGLRYLLLC from the exons ATGGCGAAATCGGACCTCTTTAGAACTTTAGACAATTTGGGAGCCAAAGACTTTAAACGCTTCAAGTGGCTCCTGCAGCAGAAGGGGGTCCTAGAAGACTTCCCAGCAATCCCAAAGAGTCGACTGGAGAATGCAGACCGGATGGACACAGTGACTCAGATGTTCCAGACCTACAGTATAAACACTTTTAAAGTGACCAGGATAGTTTTAGTTGAGATGAATCAGAAAAATCTAGTTCTAGATCTGGAGAAGTTATCAAAGACCACCACAGAACCTGCAG AGATTATTGCTGCATGCCAGCAAAAAGTAAAATCCAACTCACAAACAAAGTTCCGTTGGGCATTTGAGGAGATTGCCAAAGCAGAAAACAAaacccttctgaatcagatgtACACAGAGATCTACTTCACAAAGGGATGGACTGCAGAGGTCCatgatgaacatgaggtcagacagattgaaataGCATCCTGGAAACCAGACAgaacagaaacaacaatcagacatgaagacatctttaaaaccccacctggaagagatgaaccaatcagaacagtgctGACAAtgggagtggctggcatcgggaaaacagtcttaacacagaagttcactctggactgggctgaaggcaaagccaaccaggacatccagttcacatttccattcactttcagagagctgaatgtgctgaaagaggaaaaatacagcttggtggaacttgttcatcacttctttagtgaaaccaaagaagcaggaatctacaggtttgaagagttcccggttgtcttcatctttgacggtctggatcagtgtcgacttcctctggacttccttAACACTAAAATCttgactgatgttacagagtccacctcagtgggtgtGCTCCTGACTAACCTTATCAGGGGGAATCTGCTTCtctctgctcgcctctggataactacacgacctgcagcagccaatcagatccctcctgagtgtgttgacatggtgacagaggtcagagggttcaccgatccacagaaggaggagtacttcaggaagagattcacagatgaggagcaggccagcAAAATCATCTCCCACATTAAGATATCGAGAAGCCTCCACGTCATGtgtcacatcccagtcttctgctgggtcactgctacagttctggaagacgtgttgaagaccagagagggaggagagctgcccaagaccctgactgagatgtacattcTCTTCTTGGTGGTTCAGACCAAACAGAAGAACGTCAAGTctgatggaggagctgagacagATTCACTCTGGAGTCCAGAGAGCGGTACAATGATCAAGTCTTTGGGgaaactggcttttgagcagctgcagaaaggcaacctgatcttctatgaatcagaaCTGAGAGAGTGTGGCATTGATATCACAGTAGCCTCAGTGctcacacagatctttaaagaggaaaGTGGGCTGTACCAGGACAAGGGGTTCAGCTTTGTCCATCgtagtgttcaggagtttctggctgctcttcatgtccatttGACCTTCACCAACTCTGGAGTCAATCTGCTGTCAAAAGCAAAACCCGTGGATgaaacaac taaaaaaagatCTACACTGACATATCtctaccagagtgctgtggacaaggccttGAGGAGTtcaaatggacacctggacttgtttctctgcttcctcctgggtctttcactgcagaccaatcagacTCACCTACGAGGACTGttgacacagacagaaagtagCTCAGAGACCAATCAAGAAACAGTTgagtacatcaagaagaagatcagGAAGAGCTCCTCTGCAAAGAGAaacatcaatctgttccactgtctgaatgaactgagtGATTGTTCTCTAGTAGAGGAGATCCAACAGTACCTGAGCTCAGGAAGTCTCTCCAGAtataaactgtctcctgctcagtggtcagctctggtcttcatcttactgtcatcagaaaaagatctggatgtgtttgacctgaagaaatacggCGCTTCAGAAGAGGCTCTTCtcaggctgctgccagtggtcaaagcctccaacaaagctct ACTGATTGGCTGTATGCTCTCAgtgagaagctgtgaagctctgtcttcatttctcagttcccagtcctctagtctgagagagctggacctgacttacaacaacctgcaggactcAGGGGTGAATATGCTCTCTGCTGGACTTCAGAGTCCACACTGTACACTGAGAACCCTCAG GCTAAGAAAGTGTAGGCTGTCAGAGaaaagctgtgaagctctgtcttcagttctcagctctgagtcctctagtctgagagagctggacctgagttaCAACAGCctgaaggattcaggagtgaagaagCTCTCTGCTGGACTTCAGAGTCCACACTGTAAAATGGAAACCCTCAG GCTGGAAAAGTGTaagctgtcagagagaagctgtgaagctctgacctcagttctcagctctgggtcctctagtctgagagagctggacctgagttacaacaacctgcaggattcaggagtgaagctgctttCTGCTGGACTTCAGAGTCCACACTGTAAATTGGAAACCCACAG gctgagtgaatgtaagctctcagagagaagctgtgaagctctgtcttcAGTTCTCAGTTCTGAGTcatctagtctgagagagctggacctcagttacaacaacctgaaggattcaggagtgaagctgctttCTGCTGGACTTCAGAGTCCACAATGTACACTAGAAACTCTCAG TTTGGTAGGCTGTGAGATCACAGAGGAAGGCTGTACTTATCTGGCTTCAGCTCTGaactccaacccctcccatctgagagagctggacctgagcctCAATTATGTAGGAGACTCAGCAGTGAAGCTTCTGTCTGCTGCAGTGGAGAATCCACTCTGGAGACTAGAAACTCTCAG GTTCGAACATATATTGGAGCAGGGGTTAAGATATCTTCTGTTATGTTGA